Proteins from a single region of Parasedimentitalea psychrophila:
- a CDS encoding UbiH/UbiF family hydroxylase encodes MADTCDILISGGGIAGLTAACAFGAAGFEVICVDPAVPVTVRDAEGSDLRTTAFLQPAQELLQRCGLWDRLADHAAALQIMRIVDAGGELPEPRVIKDFNAADLSDRPFGWNLPNWLLRREILARLAELPNVDFRPGVATTSLFTRTAQARVGLSDGSRVSARLVIAADGRSSPMREAAGIPVSTTRYGQKALAFAVTHPKPHDNVSTEVHRSGGPFTLVPLPDHQGKPSSAVVWMERGPRAQELQALPAEEFEAAMTRRSCAVLGELKLASRRTIWPIISQCAERLNGERLALMAEAAHVVPPIGAQGLNMSLGDLACLLQLAEARRESLGDAQMLDAYHKARHNEIKLRVKGIDLLNRASMLEARPLRDMRAAALNAFYSIAPLRKTLMRKGLGTN; translated from the coding sequence ATGGCCGATACCTGCGACATCCTGATTTCCGGCGGCGGCATTGCCGGACTGACCGCAGCCTGCGCCTTTGGCGCCGCAGGGTTTGAGGTGATCTGTGTTGATCCGGCAGTGCCGGTGACCGTGCGCGACGCGGAGGGCTCAGACCTGCGCACCACCGCGTTTTTGCAGCCCGCGCAGGAGTTGTTACAACGCTGTGGGCTGTGGGACCGGCTGGCGGATCACGCCGCGGCGCTGCAAATCATGCGGATTGTCGATGCCGGTGGCGAGCTGCCCGAGCCACGGGTGATCAAGGATTTCAACGCCGCCGATCTGTCCGACAGGCCGTTTGGCTGGAACCTGCCCAACTGGTTGCTGCGGCGTGAAATACTGGCCCGGCTGGCCGAACTGCCAAATGTCGATTTCCGCCCCGGCGTCGCCACCACCAGCCTGTTCACCCGCACCGCCCAGGCGCGCGTCGGGCTCAGCGATGGCAGCCGGGTCTCTGCCAGGCTGGTTATTGCCGCTGACGGTCGCAGCTCACCCATGCGCGAGGCCGCCGGGATACCGGTGAGCACCACCAGATACGGTCAAAAAGCGCTGGCCTTTGCGGTCACCCATCCAAAGCCACACGACAATGTCTCAACCGAGGTGCACCGCTCTGGCGGACCCTTCACCCTGGTGCCGCTGCCCGATCATCAGGGCAAGCCCAGTTCGGCAGTAGTCTGGATGGAGCGCGGCCCAAGGGCGCAGGAACTGCAAGCATTACCGGCGGAAGAGTTTGAAGCCGCCATGACCCGGCGCTCTTGTGCGGTGCTGGGAGAGTTGAAACTGGCATCACGGCGCACGATCTGGCCGATCATCAGCCAATGCGCCGAACGGCTGAACGGCGAACGGCTGGCGCTGATGGCCGAGGCCGCCCATGTGGTGCCGCCGATTGGGGCGCAGGGGTTGAATATGTCGCTGGGAGATCTGGCCTGCCTGCTGCAGCTGGCCGAGGCCCGACGTGAGAGTCTGGGCGATGCGCAGATGCTGGACGCCTATCACAAGGCGCGTCACAATGAGATCAAGCTGCGGGTCAAGGGCATTGACCTGCTGAACCGCGCCTCGATGCTGGAGGCGCGGCCACTGCGCGATATGCGGGCTGCGGCGTTGAACGCTTTTTACTCGATCGCCCCCCTTCGCAAGACATTGATGCGAAAGGGATTGGGCACGAATTGA
- a CDS encoding aminotransferase class V-fold PLP-dependent enzyme produces MALLQTVDPTGLDEFSVVFTDRSLNHMSKAFQQVMLDINEMLRDVYKADSVALIPGGGTYAMEAVARQFARGEDVLVVRNGWFSYRWSQIFETGGLTASATVLKARQTGNASPAPFAPAPIDEVTAAIRAQKPAIVFAPHVETAAGVILPDDYVTAMAAAAHEVGALMVLDCIASGCAWIDMQATGVDVLISAPQKGWSASPCAGLVMLSKRGAVRLEETSSDSFAIDLKKWRQIMVAYENGGHAYHATLPTDALRAFRDTMAETRDYGFDKLRDAQWALGDGVRALLKSNGVTSVAAEGFGAPGVVVSYTTDPEISTGKKFAALGMQIAAGVPLQCDEPDDFQTFRLGLFGLDKLYDVDGTITRLQAALDQVL; encoded by the coding sequence ATGGCACTATTGCAAACTGTCGACCCGACAGGTCTTGATGAATTTTCAGTGGTCTTCACCGACCGCTCGCTCAACCATATGTCCAAGGCATTCCAGCAGGTTATGCTGGACATCAATGAGATGCTGCGGGACGTCTACAAGGCCGACTCCGTTGCCCTGATCCCCGGGGGTGGCACCTACGCAATGGAGGCGGTGGCGCGTCAGTTCGCCCGCGGCGAAGATGTGCTGGTGGTGCGCAACGGCTGGTTCTCCTACCGCTGGAGCCAGATATTTGAGACCGGCGGCCTGACTGCCTCGGCCACCGTCCTGAAGGCCCGCCAGACTGGCAACGCCAGCCCGGCACCTTTTGCCCCGGCGCCAATCGACGAAGTCACCGCCGCCATCCGGGCGCAAAAGCCAGCAATCGTCTTTGCGCCACATGTGGAAACCGCCGCCGGGGTGATCCTGCCGGATGATTACGTCACCGCCATGGCCGCCGCCGCACATGAGGTCGGCGCGCTGATGGTGCTGGATTGCATCGCCTCGGGCTGTGCCTGGATCGACATGCAGGCCACTGGTGTCGATGTGCTGATTTCGGCACCGCAAAAAGGCTGGAGCGCCTCGCCCTGTGCCGGTCTAGTGATGCTGTCGAAACGCGGCGCCGTGCGGCTGGAGGAGACCAGCTCTGACAGCTTTGCCATCGACCTGAAGAAATGGCGTCAGATCATGGTGGCCTATGAAAACGGCGGCCACGCCTATCACGCCACCCTGCCAACAGATGCGCTGCGGGCGTTTCGCGATACCATGGCTGAAACCCGTGACTATGGCTTTGATAAATTGCGCGACGCGCAATGGGCGCTGGGCGACGGGGTGCGGGCGCTGCTCAAATCCAACGGTGTGACCTCGGTTGCGGCTGAGGGCTTTGGCGCGCCGGGGGTGGTGGTCAGCTACACCACAGATCCCGAGATCAGCACCGGCAAGAAATTTGCCGCTCTGGGCATGCAGATTGCCGCCGGGGTGCCGCTGCAATGTGACGAGCCCGACGACTTTCAGACCTTCCGTCTGGGGCTGTTTGGTCTCGACAAACTATATGATGTGGACGGCACAATAACCCGGCTGCAGGCGGCACTGGATCAGGTTCTCTGA
- a CDS encoding Lrp/AsnC family transcriptional regulator: MTDLDDIDQHLLRALSQDASLSAGALGRTLGLSQPATWRRIRRLHDNGIIAGRRLDLDHEKLGFGVTVFLGIKLATKGRVSLDDFERAVTAIPEVQTVEHVLGMYDYRLRVTARDISDFERVLRRRIMTLPGVGDVEANVLLSEERRPGPLG; encoded by the coding sequence GTGACGGATCTCGACGACATCGACCAGCACCTGCTGCGCGCGCTGAGCCAGGATGCCAGCCTGTCGGCCGGGGCCTTGGGCCGCACATTGGGGCTGAGCCAGCCGGCCACCTGGCGCCGCATCAGGCGATTGCACGACAACGGCATTATCGCCGGGCGCCGTCTCGATCTGGACCACGAGAAGCTGGGCTTTGGTGTTACCGTGTTTCTGGGCATCAAACTGGCCACCAAGGGCCGGGTCAGCCTGGATGATTTTGAACGCGCTGTGACCGCCATTCCCGAAGTGCAGACGGTGGAACATGTGCTGGGCATGTATGATTACCGGCTGCGGGTCACCGCCCGCGATATCTCTGATTTTGAACGGGTGCTGCGCCGCCGGATCATGACCCTGCCGGGGGTCGGCGATGTCGAGGCCAACGTGCTGCTCAGCGAAGAGCGCCGCCCCGGACCGCTGGGCTGA
- a CDS encoding Lrp/AsnC family transcriptional regulator encodes MLDDLDRRILRHLQSDPAQSIPDLGERLGLSISRLTRRLDKLRQGAVLRGQHAVINWRALGYAVEVSLRVTLDKTQSRAFDDFIEAARDIPEVIEIQTFLGRVDVRLSVIARDMAHYQQIYRAGILSLPHIADIEALMHVARIKNDAGLPL; translated from the coding sequence ATGCTAGATGACCTCGACAGGCGCATACTGCGCCATTTGCAAAGCGACCCAGCCCAGTCGATTCCCGATCTTGGCGAGCGTCTTGGGCTGTCGATATCCCGCCTGACCCGACGGCTCGACAAGCTGCGCCAAGGCGCGGTGCTACGTGGCCAGCATGCGGTGATCAACTGGCGGGCCCTTGGCTATGCGGTCGAGGTCAGCCTGCGGGTGACCTTGGACAAGACCCAGTCCCGCGCCTTTGATGACTTCATCGAGGCGGCGCGCGATATCCCCGAGGTGATCGAAATCCAGACCTTTCTCGGCCGGGTGGATGTGCGATTGTCGGTGATCGCCCGCGATATGGCCCATTATCAACAGATCTACCGCGCCGGCATTCTCAGCCTGCCACATATCGCCGACATCGAGGCGCTGATGCATGTGGCCCGGATTAAAAACGATGCGGGGCTGCCGTTGTGA
- the ilvC gene encoding ketol-acid reductoisomerase — protein sequence MRVYYDRDCDINLIKDKKVAILGYGSQGHAHALNLRDSGAKNLVVALREGSASAAKAEGEGLKVMGIAEAAAWCDLIMFTMPDELQAETYKKYVHDNIKPGAAIAFAHGLNVHFGLIEPKEGIDVIMMAPKGPGHTVRGEYSKGGGVPCLVAVDKDATGKALEIGLSYCSAIGGGRSGIIETNFREECETDLFGEQAVLCGGIVELIRMGFETLVEAGYEPEMAYFECLHETKLIVDLIYEGGIANMDYSISNTAEFGQYVSGPRILPYDETKANMKAVLNDIQSGKFVRDFMLENAVGQPTIKASRRANDEHQIEQVGGKLRAMMPWISAGKMVDKEKN from the coding sequence ATGCGCGTTTATTATGATCGCGATTGCGATATCAACCTGATCAAAGACAAAAAAGTGGCCATCCTGGGCTATGGCTCGCAGGGTCACGCGCATGCATTGAACCTGCGCGATTCCGGCGCCAAGAACCTTGTCGTCGCGCTGCGCGAAGGTTCGGCCAGCGCTGCCAAAGCTGAAGGTGAAGGCCTGAAGGTTATGGGCATTGCCGAAGCGGCGGCCTGGTGTGACCTGATCATGTTCACCATGCCCGACGAGCTGCAGGCTGAAACCTACAAGAAATACGTCCACGACAACATCAAGCCGGGCGCCGCGATTGCCTTTGCCCACGGGTTGAACGTTCACTTTGGCCTGATTGAGCCCAAAGAAGGCATCGACGTCATCATGATGGCGCCTAAAGGCCCCGGTCACACTGTGCGCGGCGAATACAGCAAAGGTGGCGGCGTGCCCTGCCTGGTCGCTGTCGACAAAGATGCAACCGGCAAAGCGCTGGAAATCGGTCTGTCCTATTGCTCGGCCATCGGTGGCGGTCGTTCCGGCATCATCGAGACCAACTTCCGCGAAGAGTGTGAAACCGACCTGTTCGGCGAGCAGGCTGTTCTGTGTGGCGGTATCGTCGAGCTGATCCGCATGGGCTTTGAGACCCTGGTCGAAGCAGGCTACGAGCCTGAAATGGCCTATTTTGAGTGCCTGCACGAAACCAAACTGATCGTCGACCTGATCTATGAAGGCGGCATCGCCAACATGGACTACTCGATCTCCAACACCGCCGAATTCGGTCAATATGTTTCCGGCCCGCGCATTTTGCCTTACGACGAGACAAAGGCAAACATGAAAGCCGTTCTGAACGACATTCAGTCCGGCAAATTTGTCCGCGATTTCATGCTGGAAAATGCTGTTGGTCAGCCAACAATCAAGGCATCCCGTCGCGCCAACGACGAGCACCAGATCGAACAGGTTGGTGGCAAACTACGCGCCATGATGCCTTGGATCTCGGCTGGCAAAATGGTCGACAAAGAAAAGAACTAA
- a CDS encoding DMT family transporter, which yields MSASAGKLNWIKLLALGLIWGASFMFISVALRDMGPLTIVAGRVGLGTLVLLVVLRMRGITLPSFKTSNGRLVWLSAAAMGLFSSALPFALLSWGQKYVASGFAGVCMAVVPLFVLPLAHFLVPGERLTLQRGISFLIGFAGVVVLIGFDALRLVGSDYEALARIACLGASLCYAAGAIITRLCPKTDMLSLSAAALLSATVIITPFALAIEGIPAMPSALSLVAILYLGLFPTALAQVLLVQVIRDAGPSFMSLVNYQVPVWSVLFGVVLLNEILPPQLYLSLALILGGLLLSRKRRQAVAA from the coding sequence ATGAGTGCATCTGCTGGAAAGCTAAACTGGATCAAACTATTGGCCCTTGGCCTGATCTGGGGCGCATCGTTCATGTTTATTTCGGTGGCGTTGCGCGACATGGGGCCGCTGACCATCGTGGCCGGCCGGGTCGGGCTGGGCACCTTGGTGCTGCTGGTCGTTCTCCGGATGCGCGGTATCACCCTGCCAAGCTTTAAGACCAGCAATGGCCGTCTGGTCTGGCTCTCGGCCGCCGCAATGGGGCTGTTCTCCAGCGCCCTGCCCTTTGCCTTGCTTAGCTGGGGGCAGAAATATGTCGCCAGTGGCTTTGCCGGGGTCTGCATGGCGGTGGTGCCGCTGTTTGTGCTGCCACTGGCCCATTTTCTGGTGCCCGGAGAGCGGCTGACCCTGCAACGGGGTATCAGCTTTCTGATTGGCTTTGCCGGCGTTGTGGTGCTGATCGGCTTTGACGCGCTGCGGCTGGTCGGCAGTGACTACGAGGCTCTGGCGCGGATTGCCTGCCTAGGCGCCTCGCTGTGTTATGCAGCCGGCGCCATTATCACCCGGCTGTGCCCCAAGACCGATATGCTGTCGCTGTCCGCCGCGGCGCTGCTGTCGGCGACGGTTATCATCACACCCTTTGCATTGGCGATTGAGGGCATCCCGGCGATGCCGTCAGCATTGTCACTGGTGGCCATCCTGTATCTGGGTCTGTTTCCAACTGCTCTGGCGCAGGTGCTGCTGGTTCAGGTCATTCGCGATGCTGGCCCCAGCTTTATGTCTTTGGTGAATTACCAGGTGCCGGTCTGGTCGGTGCTGTTTGGCGTGGTATTGCTGAACGAAATATTGCCGCCGCAGCTCTACCTGTCGCTGGCGCTGATCCTTGGCGGTCTGTTGCTCAGCCGCAAACGCCGTCAGGCCGTCGCCGCCTGA
- the glmM gene encoding phosphoglucosamine mutase, with translation MRKLFGTDGVRGTANIHPMTAEMALRIGAAVGRYFRRDASGVHRVVIGKDTRLSGYMFENALTAGLTSTGMNVLLMGPVPTPAVGLMTRSMRADLGVMISASHNPAEDNGIKFFGPDGFKLSDAAELELEALIEAGVEPAQTQNIGRAKRIDDARFRYGERVKSSLPRDIRFDGLKVVIDCANGAAYRAAPEILWELGAEVVPIGVSPDGVNINSGCGSTYPQAAAEAVVAHGAHVGICLDGDADRVILIDETGAVADGDQLMGLLASRWAEKGQLTGNALVSTVMSNLGLERFLNDQGIGLERTAVGDRYVVERMRSGGFNLGGEQSGHIVMTDHATTGDGLMAGLHFLAEMVRTEQPASKLARQFQPVPQLLKNVRFKAGQTPLELDAVQQAIHAAEQALSGQGRLLIRKSGTEPLIRVMAECEDEALLHVTVDKVVDAVTEAVTDLAPV, from the coding sequence ATGCGAAAATTATTTGGTACCGACGGGGTGCGTGGCACCGCCAATATTCACCCGATGACCGCTGAAATGGCGCTGCGTATTGGTGCGGCGGTGGGGCGGTATTTCCGCCGTGATGCCTCGGGGGTACACCGGGTGGTGATCGGTAAGGACACCCGGCTGTCTGGCTATATGTTTGAAAACGCGCTGACCGCCGGGCTGACCTCAACGGGCATGAACGTGCTGCTGATGGGGCCGGTGCCCACCCCCGCCGTGGGTCTGATGACCCGCTCCATGCGCGCCGATCTGGGGGTGATGATCTCGGCCAGTCACAATCCGGCGGAAGACAACGGCATCAAGTTTTTCGGCCCCGATGGCTTCAAGCTGTCCGATGCCGCCGAGCTGGAGCTGGAAGCGCTGATCGAGGCTGGTGTTGAGCCTGCCCAGACGCAGAATATCGGCCGCGCCAAACGGATCGACGATGCCCGCTTCCGCTACGGCGAGCGGGTCAAAAGCTCATTGCCCAGGGATATCCGCTTTGATGGGCTGAAGGTGGTGATCGACTGCGCCAATGGCGCCGCCTACCGCGCCGCGCCGGAAATCCTGTGGGAGCTGGGCGCCGAGGTGGTGCCCATCGGCGTGTCGCCGGACGGGGTCAATATCAACAGCGGCTGCGGCTCGACCTATCCGCAGGCGGCGGCCGAGGCGGTTGTCGCCCATGGCGCCCATGTGGGGATTTGCCTCGATGGCGATGCGGACCGGGTGATCCTGATCGACGAAACCGGCGCCGTTGCAGATGGCGATCAACTGATGGGGCTGCTGGCCTCGCGCTGGGCCGAAAAGGGCCAACTGACCGGCAATGCTCTGGTCTCCACCGTGATGTCCAATCTGGGGCTTGAGCGGTTTCTGAACGATCAAGGTATCGGCTTGGAACGCACCGCTGTTGGCGATCGCTACGTGGTCGAGCGGATGCGTAGCGGTGGCTTTAATCTGGGCGGCGAGCAATCGGGCCATATCGTGATGACCGACCATGCCACCACCGGTGATGGCTTGATGGCGGGGCTGCATTTCCTGGCCGAGATGGTGCGCACCGAGCAGCCCGCCTCGAAACTGGCGCGGCAGTTCCAGCCGGTGCCGCAGCTATTGAAAAATGTACGTTTCAAGGCGGGGCAGACGCCGCTGGAACTGGACGCGGTGCAACAGGCGATCCACGCGGCGGAACAAGCGCTGAGCGGGCAGGGGCGTTTGCTGATCCGCAAATCCGGCACCGAGCCGCTGATCCGGGTGATGGCCGAATGTGAGGACGAAGCCCTGCTGCATGTCACCGTCGACAAGGTGGTGGATGCGGTCACAGAGGCGGTCACAGATCTGGCGCCCGTTTAA
- the folP gene encoding dihydropteroate synthase, whose product MTYYRPLVQHGDARPEGAVELAGGALWFTHAEALDRRSPSHIIPAGLVPEQILRRLSGHRPTIAGLDMAQPQLMGVLNVTPDSFSDGGQHDDLAAAVDAARQMIADGASLIDIGGESTRPGADFVPEDAEISRTAPVIAALHAATGAAISIDTRKAPVAAKALAAGAALINDVSGFTHDMALAPLVAQAGVPVCIMHAQGDPATMQDKPVYENVLLDVYDFLAAQIDRLEAIGVLRDQIVIDPGIGFGKTLAHNLILLRGIALYHALGCPILLGVSRKRFIGTIGKEPQATARAPGSIAVGLAGLAQGVQFLRVHDVAATAQAVRLWQATR is encoded by the coding sequence ATGACCTACTACCGGCCTCTGGTTCAGCACGGCGATGCCCGACCAGAGGGCGCGGTCGAACTGGCCGGGGGGGCGTTGTGGTTTACCCATGCCGAGGCGCTGGATCGTCGGTCGCCTTCTCATATCATCCCAGCGGGGCTGGTGCCTGAGCAGATCCTGCGCCGCCTGTCCGGGCACCGGCCGACAATTGCCGGTCTGGATATGGCGCAGCCGCAGCTGATGGGGGTGCTCAATGTGACGCCAGACAGTTTCTCGGATGGCGGTCAACACGATGATTTGGCCGCGGCGGTCGATGCTGCCCGCCAGATGATCGCCGATGGCGCCAGCCTGATTGATATTGGCGGTGAATCCACCCGACCGGGGGCCGATTTTGTCCCTGAAGACGCCGAGATTTCGCGGACCGCGCCGGTCATTGCAGCGCTGCACGCAGCCACCGGAGCGGCCATTTCCATTGACACCCGCAAGGCACCGGTCGCCGCCAAGGCGCTGGCTGCCGGCGCTGCTCTGATCAATGATGTCTCAGGCTTTACCCATGACATGGCGCTGGCGCCTCTGGTCGCACAGGCCGGGGTGCCGGTCTGTATCATGCATGCGCAGGGTGATCCTGCGACCATGCAGGACAAGCCGGTCTATGAGAACGTGCTGCTGGATGTCTATGACTTCCTTGCGGCGCAGATTGACCGGCTAGAGGCCATCGGCGTGTTGCGCGACCAGATTGTCATCGATCCGGGCATTGGCTTTGGCAAAACGCTTGCGCACAATCTGATCCTGCTGAGGGGCATTGCCCTGTATCATGCGCTGGGTTGCCCGATCCTGCTGGGGGTATCGCGCAAGCGATTTATCGGCACAATCGGCAAAGAACCGCAGGCCACAGCGCGGGCTCCGGGGTCGATTGCCGTAGGCCTTGCAGGCCTGGCCCAAGGCGTGCAATTCCTACGGGTGCATGACGTCGCCGCAACGGCGCAGGCGGTGCGGCTCTGGCAAGCCACCCGTTAA
- a CDS encoding dihydroneopterin aldolase, with protein sequence MSSEIRLAFEHPSERADAMASGGVLDRISLRDHIVDVEIGAFQAERGTTQRISFNVVVEVEPLADDVDDDVDRILSYDRVTEAIAHELADERLNLLETLADRVAERILLEPQAVRAFVRIEKLDRGPGALGVEIVRARDPHTPDAEVEEPPHPRLLYLANAAIDSDNFSGWIDQMQCRQRPLILCVGAHELAVPRTGHKMTERRIDLLAIEQNAWRLAAHDDRCVVVSTRTELDWAMKNGQISVWAPSKIVLDAVDGPSAAPSQPVELAAWFAATFEAGELIVIGADLPEAADVPLRAVPADQVTL encoded by the coding sequence ATGAGTTCAGAAATTCGTCTAGCGTTTGAGCATCCTTCTGAGCGCGCCGACGCGATGGCATCCGGTGGGGTGTTGGATCGTATTTCATTGCGTGACCACATCGTTGATGTGGAAATCGGCGCCTTTCAGGCCGAGCGCGGCACCACCCAGCGGATCAGTTTCAACGTGGTGGTCGAGGTGGAACCGTTGGCCGACGATGTTGACGATGATGTGGACCGCATCTTGTCTTATGACCGGGTGACCGAGGCGATTGCACATGAGCTGGCGGACGAGAGGTTGAACCTGCTGGAAACCCTGGCCGACCGGGTCGCCGAGCGTATTCTGCTGGAGCCGCAGGCGGTGCGGGCCTTTGTGCGGATCGAGAAACTGGACCGTGGCCCCGGCGCGCTGGGGGTTGAGATTGTCCGCGCCCGTGATCCGCACACCCCGGATGCCGAAGTTGAGGAACCACCGCATCCGCGGCTGCTGTATCTTGCCAACGCGGCGATCGACAGTGACAATTTCTCGGGCTGGATTGACCAGATGCAATGCCGTCAGCGGCCGCTGATCCTCTGTGTCGGAGCCCATGAGCTGGCGGTGCCGCGGACCGGTCACAAAATGACCGAACGCCGGATTGATCTGCTGGCCATCGAGCAAAACGCCTGGCGTCTGGCGGCGCATGATGATCGCTGCGTGGTGGTCTCGACCCGGACTGAGCTGGACTGGGCAATGAAGAATGGCCAGATCAGCGTCTGGGCCCCCTCCAAAATTGTGCTGGATGCGGTGGATGGCCCCTCGGCGGCGCCGTCCCAGCCGGTGGAACTGGCCGCTTGGTTTGCTGCAACATTTGAGGCCGGTGAGCTGATCGTTATCGGCGCGGACTTGCCAGAAGCAGCCGATGTGCCCCTGCGCGCGGTGCCGGCGGATCAAGTTACGTTATGA
- a CDS encoding cell wall hydrolase has translation MKSHVLAAFVAASLAAPCAAVAETALGGVFQRDQSTQTATAKEGGRGFLFFGRKSPKPEPMDYSTAWLDARPAATGDADFACLAQALYFEARGETVKGQFAVAEVILNRVQSAQFPKSVCGVVKQGTGRLHQCQFSYNCDGLTEAVSEHQAYTRVAKVARASLDGATEQLTDGATYYHTTAVRPRWSRVFKNTTQIGVHLFYSDERYRTASTE, from the coding sequence ATGAAATCTCATGTATTGGCCGCATTTGTTGCGGCGTCTTTGGCTGCGCCCTGCGCCGCCGTTGCCGAAACCGCGCTGGGAGGCGTGTTCCAACGGGATCAATCGACGCAAACTGCGACTGCCAAAGAGGGGGGGCGCGGCTTTTTGTTCTTTGGACGTAAATCGCCAAAACCGGAGCCGATGGATTACTCTACCGCCTGGTTGGATGCGCGGCCTGCTGCCACGGGTGATGCCGATTTTGCCTGTCTCGCACAGGCGCTGTATTTTGAGGCGCGGGGCGAGACCGTGAAGGGTCAGTTTGCCGTCGCCGAAGTGATCTTGAACCGGGTCCAAAGTGCCCAGTTCCCCAAGTCTGTCTGCGGCGTTGTCAAACAGGGCACCGGGCGTCTCCATCAGTGTCAGTTCAGCTATAACTGCGACGGGCTCACTGAAGCGGTCAGTGAACATCAGGCCTACACGCGGGTTGCCAAGGTCGCCCGGGCCAGTCTGGATGGCGCGACAGAACAGCTGACCGATGGCGCCACCTACTATCACACCACGGCTGTTCGGCCGCGCTGGAGCCGTGTTTTTAAAAACACCACCCAGATCGGAGTGCATCTGTTTTACAGTGACGAGCGCTATCGCACCGCCTCTACCGAATAA